The genome window CCTGCCCGACCTGGGGGACGGGCCCTATGTGGTCGTCCATCCGGGGGCGTCGGTGCCGGCGCGGGCGTGGGCCCCGGAGCGGCACGCGGCGCTGGTCGGGGCGCTGGTCGCCGCCGGGCGGCGGGTGGTGGTGACCGGCGACGCCGGCGAGCGGCGGCTGACCGCGACGGTCGCCGGGGGCCGGTCCGGGGTGGTCGACCTGGGCGGGCGGGTCGACCTGGCCGGGTTGGCCGAGGTGCTGGCCGGGGCCGAGGTGGTGGTGGTCGGCAACACCGGGCCGGCCCACCTGGCGGCGGCGGTGGGGACGCCCGTGGTGTCGCTGTTCTCGCCGGTGGTGCCGGCCGTGCGCTGGCGGCCCTGGGGGGTGCCGCAGGTGCTGCTGGGCGACCAGCTGGCGGCCTGCGCGGGGTCGCGGGCCCGGGTCTGCCCGGTGCCGGGCCATCCCTGCCTCGACGGGGTGCCGGTCGAAGGGGTCGTGGCCGCGGTCGACCAGCTGGCGGCCGTGCGGGCTGTCGAGGGGGTGACGGGGTGAGGGTGCTGCTGTGGCATGTCCACGGGTCGTGGACGACCGCGTTCGTGCAGGGGCGGCACGAGTACCTGATCCCGGTGACCCCGGACCGGGGGCCGGACGGGCTGGGGCGGGCCCGGACCTGGTCGTGGCCGGCGTCGGCGGTGGAGGTGACCAGGGAGGAGGCGGCCGCGGCCGAGGTCGACGTGGTCGTGCTCCAGCGGCCGCACGAGCTGGG of Actinomycetota bacterium contains these proteins:
- a CDS encoding glycosyltransferase family 9 protein, producing MGRHVLVARQDSVGDVLLAGPAVRAVAAGAERVTLLCGPRGRAAGALLPGVDQVVVAHAAWIDAAPRPVTRAEVDELVDRLVDLEVDQALVLTSFHQSPLPLALLLRMAGVPTIAAISVDYPGSLLDVRHRVDDDLHEVERGLSLAAALGYRLADGDDGRLAVRRDPPAGLPDLGDGPYVVVHPGASVPARAWAPERHAALVGALVAAGRRVVVTGDAGERRLTATVAGGRSGVVDLGGRVDLAGLAEVLAGAEVVVVGNTGPAHLAAAVGTPVVSLFSPVVPAVRWRPWGVPQVLLGDQLAACAGSRARVCPVPGHPCLDGVPVEGVVAAVDQLAAVRAVEGVTG